The following proteins are encoded in a genomic region of Brachypodium distachyon strain Bd21 chromosome 1, Brachypodium_distachyon_v3.0, whole genome shotgun sequence:
- the LOC100845061 gene encoding SPX and EXS domain-containing protein 5 isoform X1, with amino-acid sequence MKGASVPAVVIMPSPIFLWRFKAILFLLWGLCCCKIGWDSVMRMSVDLRDLFLYEAFLYYNPLLLVALMIWLWGVNLWVFAQSSVNYVKVFDLAQTHLSHREMWRCATWLTLIVPTSMTAYLYLYSHGEVSLAASQPVLLYAILLMILLSPFDMFYLSSRFYFLRTVWRIILPLQAITFPDFFLADIFTSMSKVFSDLERSVCRMVNRQVATIAWFEADSICGSHSIAIPLVLVLPYLCRFFQCLRQYKDTKEKTCLLNALKYSTAVPVIFLSALKYHVFPEQWVSFYRPLWLISAVINSLYSFYWDIKRDWDLSVLTRIFMFKSPSTWTNLLYGRTWVYYWVLGSNLVLRCTWTYKLSAHLRHNYLTVFVITALEMVRRFQWVFFRVENEWNKMTAKQNFEMSSDMPSEGDRLLESSSHTSSEGEGYT; translated from the exons aTGAAGGGCGCGTCCGTCCCTGCGGTCGTAATCATGCCTTCGCCGATCTTTCTTTGGCGGTTTAAG GCTATATTGTTTCTCCTGTGGGGCTTGTGCTGTTGCAAG ATAGGTTGGGATTCGGTTATGAGAATGAGTGTTGATCTGCGAGACCTATTTCTCTACGAGGCTTTCTTATACTAtaatcctcttcttcttgtg GCACTTATGATTTGGTTATGGGGAGTAAATTTGTGGGTCTTTGCACAATCTTCAGTGAATTATGTAAAAGTGTTTGATCTTGCGCAAACACATCTATCACACAGAGAAATGTGGAGG TGTGCTACTTGGCTTACTTTAATTGTTCCCACCAGTATGACAGCCTACCTATATCTGTACTCTCATGGGGAAGTGTCGCTTGCTGCATCTCAACCA GTTCTTTTGTATGCTATCCTTCTGATGATCCTCCTTTCTCCTTTTGATATGTTTTACTTATCGTCACGCTTTTACTTTCTGAGGACGGTGTGGCGTATAATACTTCCATTACAA GCAATTACATTCCCTGACTTCTTTTTGGCTGATATTTTTACATCCATGTCAAAG GTGTTCTCAGATTTGGAACGTTCAGTTTGTCGCATGGTCAATCGTCAG GTCGCAACAATCGCGTGGTTTGAAGCCGATTCAATTTGTGGCAGCCACTCCATAGCTATTCCTCTAGTTCTTGTACTCCCTTATTTGTGCCGTTTCTTCCAGTGTCTTCGACAGTACAAGGATACAAAAGAGAAGACTTGTCTTCTGAATG CCCTCAAATACTCGACAGCAGTCCCGGTGATTTTCTTATCGGCTCTCAAGTATCATGTATTCCCTGAGCAGTGGGTTAGCTTTTACCGGCCCCTCTGGCTTATTTCAGCTGTTATAAATTCACTGTATTCCTTCTACTGGGATATAAAGCGCGATTGGGACTTGAG TGTTTTAACCAGGATTTTCATGTTCAAAAGTCCAAGTACATGGACTAATCTTCTTTATGGGCGGACCTGG GTGTATTACTGGGTGTTAGGCAGCAATCTCGTCCTCCGCTGTACATGGACATACAAGCTTTCAGCGCATCTGCGGCACAACTACCTGACAGTGTTTGTGATAACAGCTTTGGAAATGGTGAGGCGGTTTCAATGGGTCTTTTTCCGTGTCGAGAATGAGTGGAACAAGATGACAGCcaagcaaaattttgaaatgtcGTCTGATATGCCTTCAGAAGGAGACAGGCTACTGGAGTCTAGTAGTCACACA AGCTCAGAAGGTGAAGGATATACATGA
- the LOC100845061 gene encoding SPX and EXS domain-containing protein 5 isoform X2: MRMSVDLRDLFLYEAFLYYNPLLLVALMIWLWGVNLWVFAQSSVNYVKVFDLAQTHLSHREMWRCATWLTLIVPTSMTAYLYLYSHGEVSLAASQPVLLYAILLMILLSPFDMFYLSSRFYFLRTVWRIILPLQAITFPDFFLADIFTSMSKVFSDLERSVCRMVNRQVATIAWFEADSICGSHSIAIPLVLVLPYLCRFFQCLRQYKDTKEKTCLLNALKYSTAVPVIFLSALKYHVFPEQWVSFYRPLWLISAVINSLYSFYWDIKRDWDLSVLTRIFMFKSPSTWTNLLYGRTWVYYWVLGSNLVLRCTWTYKLSAHLRHNYLTVFVITALEMVRRFQWVFFRVENEWNKMTAKQNFEMSSDMPSEGDRLLESSSHTSSEGEGYT; this comes from the exons ATGAGAATGAGTGTTGATCTGCGAGACCTATTTCTCTACGAGGCTTTCTTATACTAtaatcctcttcttcttgtg GCACTTATGATTTGGTTATGGGGAGTAAATTTGTGGGTCTTTGCACAATCTTCAGTGAATTATGTAAAAGTGTTTGATCTTGCGCAAACACATCTATCACACAGAGAAATGTGGAGG TGTGCTACTTGGCTTACTTTAATTGTTCCCACCAGTATGACAGCCTACCTATATCTGTACTCTCATGGGGAAGTGTCGCTTGCTGCATCTCAACCA GTTCTTTTGTATGCTATCCTTCTGATGATCCTCCTTTCTCCTTTTGATATGTTTTACTTATCGTCACGCTTTTACTTTCTGAGGACGGTGTGGCGTATAATACTTCCATTACAA GCAATTACATTCCCTGACTTCTTTTTGGCTGATATTTTTACATCCATGTCAAAG GTGTTCTCAGATTTGGAACGTTCAGTTTGTCGCATGGTCAATCGTCAG GTCGCAACAATCGCGTGGTTTGAAGCCGATTCAATTTGTGGCAGCCACTCCATAGCTATTCCTCTAGTTCTTGTACTCCCTTATTTGTGCCGTTTCTTCCAGTGTCTTCGACAGTACAAGGATACAAAAGAGAAGACTTGTCTTCTGAATG CCCTCAAATACTCGACAGCAGTCCCGGTGATTTTCTTATCGGCTCTCAAGTATCATGTATTCCCTGAGCAGTGGGTTAGCTTTTACCGGCCCCTCTGGCTTATTTCAGCTGTTATAAATTCACTGTATTCCTTCTACTGGGATATAAAGCGCGATTGGGACTTGAG TGTTTTAACCAGGATTTTCATGTTCAAAAGTCCAAGTACATGGACTAATCTTCTTTATGGGCGGACCTGG GTGTATTACTGGGTGTTAGGCAGCAATCTCGTCCTCCGCTGTACATGGACATACAAGCTTTCAGCGCATCTGCGGCACAACTACCTGACAGTGTTTGTGATAACAGCTTTGGAAATGGTGAGGCGGTTTCAATGGGTCTTTTTCCGTGTCGAGAATGAGTGGAACAAGATGACAGCcaagcaaaattttgaaatgtcGTCTGATATGCCTTCAGAAGGAGACAGGCTACTGGAGTCTAGTAGTCACACA AGCTCAGAAGGTGAAGGATATACATGA